Proteins from one Leptospira bourretii genomic window:
- a CDS encoding response regulator, whose amino-acid sequence MTAVVGTEKETDVKRILVVEDERIIAINICSTLKQYGYNAKYVSDANDAIEHIENEHFDLVLMDIMLNGPMDGIEIATIIKKTKEIPVIYLTAYSDEATINRAKATEPFGYLIKPFNSRDLYISVEMAIYKSQVQKHIRNVESRLAENQKWETIALVASGISHEVNNPLTSILNLADLISLEAKKIGNLSLEEKASKIAEESDRIAKIIKNLVSYSQSTSSQWTYSNLGSILNDTRSFLHQYFLKEGIQCEIEFGDVPLAYCQPQKIKQVLLNLMQDARVRVNTREDSIGRKILVILKQVEEDGSSHILIQIKDNGAEDLMKGIAQINSLEVTKSIVIEHKGKMYRDEEESSWYFTLPIIKPL is encoded by the coding sequence ATGACAGCAGTTGTGGGAACAGAGAAAGAAACAGACGTTAAAAGAATCCTTGTCGTAGAGGACGAAAGAATCATTGCCATCAATATTTGTTCAACATTGAAACAATACGGATACAACGCTAAATACGTTTCTGATGCCAATGATGCAATCGAACATATCGAAAATGAACATTTTGATCTAGTGTTAATGGATATTATGTTAAACGGTCCCATGGATGGGATTGAAATCGCAACAATCATAAAAAAAACAAAGGAAATCCCTGTCATTTATTTGACTGCGTATTCTGACGAAGCTACCATCAACCGAGCTAAGGCAACTGAACCATTTGGGTATTTAATTAAACCATTTAACAGTCGTGATTTATATATTTCTGTGGAGATGGCAATATACAAATCTCAAGTCCAAAAACATATCCGCAACGTTGAAAGTAGGCTTGCAGAAAATCAAAAATGGGAAACCATAGCTCTCGTTGCTTCTGGAATCTCGCATGAAGTCAATAATCCACTCACTTCAATTTTGAATTTGGCAGATTTGATTTCTTTAGAAGCCAAAAAAATAGGGAATCTTTCCTTAGAAGAAAAGGCATCCAAAATCGCAGAAGAATCTGATCGAATTGCAAAAATCATCAAAAACTTAGTCTCTTATTCACAATCAACTTCTTCTCAATGGACTTATTCTAATTTAGGAAGTATCCTCAATGACACTCGGTCTTTCCTCCACCAGTATTTCTTAAAAGAAGGGATTCAATGTGAAATTGAGTTTGGAGATGTTCCGCTTGCTTATTGCCAACCGCAAAAGATCAAACAAGTCCTCCTCAATTTGATGCAAGATGCACGTGTTCGTGTCAATACAAGAGAAGATTCGATTGGTCGAAAGATCTTAGTCATACTCAAACAAGTGGAAGAGGATGGATCAAGCCATATCCTCATTCAAATTAAAGACAATGGCGCAGAAGATTTGATGAAGGGAATTGCACAAATCAATTCCTTAGAAGTAACCAAAAGTATTGTAATCGAACATAAAGGTAAAATGTACAGAGATGAAGAGGAATCTTCCTGGTATTTCACCCTTCCAATCATCAAACCACTTTAA
- a CDS encoding ATP-dependent helicase — MNEDLNEAQNSVILSPPGPILVVAGAGTGKTNTLVNKLASLVQNGFDPSSLLLLTFTRRAAKEMLHRAATKLDSRMLSVQGGTFHSFCHHFLRKYSLVVSLNSNFTILDEDDATSLVGMARDQVVTKQVRFPKKETLVEIFSSCFNLQISLEKLLQKEYPMFLGLTKEIQEVKSKYIDLKLKHNSLDFDDLLDFTRKILMEEESIRERVGLQYQYILVDEYQDTNRIQAHIACLLASKHQNILVVGDDAQCIYGFRGANVNNMLDFPKIFPNTKTIHLTENYRSTQPILDLANSVLDQSKENYKKHLVSNKHSSSQKPKHIKFESSEEEANWIVDQILDLYEDKTPLSEIVVLFRAGYISNLLEVKLTTKQIPFRKYGGKRFLDLAHVKDLLAYLRIIDNPKDILSWNRVLLLEKHIGKKYAQVLYKNIETNEFSWESVFDSPTFFLGIPDQAKISFQKLIKVFQSQSFNLGNSMAIVEAILTHYFPILEEEYDDFDKRKLDLESFKILSKSSPNLSDYLANLTLDPTERMDTSPLDSKEDDFLTLSTIHSAKGLEWKHVFTMQVVEGSLPSSRIKTTQELEEERRLFYVAITRAKQGLYLTSPVFTDKNRLTTISRFLVDLPNLSELIEEEHPIPAESPKEVPESKLENDRFQDIQRYFLN; from the coding sequence GTGAATGAGGATTTAAACGAGGCTCAAAATTCTGTCATTTTATCCCCCCCAGGTCCCATCCTTGTTGTGGCGGGTGCTGGTACTGGAAAAACTAACACTCTTGTCAATAAATTGGCATCCCTTGTTCAGAATGGATTTGACCCAAGTTCCCTTTTACTTTTAACTTTTACAAGGCGAGCAGCCAAAGAGATGTTACATCGTGCTGCAACGAAACTCGATTCACGTATGTTGTCTGTACAAGGTGGGACTTTTCATTCCTTTTGCCACCACTTCCTTCGGAAGTATTCCTTAGTTGTTTCCCTCAATTCAAATTTTACGATTTTAGATGAAGATGATGCCACAAGTCTTGTGGGAATGGCCCGTGACCAGGTTGTCACCAAACAAGTTCGATTTCCCAAAAAAGAAACTTTAGTTGAGATCTTTTCTAGTTGTTTCAATTTACAAATTTCTTTGGAAAAACTTCTACAAAAAGAATATCCTATGTTTCTTGGCCTAACAAAAGAAATCCAAGAAGTAAAATCAAAGTATATAGATCTCAAACTTAAACACAATTCATTGGATTTTGACGACTTACTTGATTTCACAAGAAAAATTTTAATGGAAGAAGAATCCATCCGGGAACGAGTTGGATTGCAATATCAATACATTTTGGTTGATGAATACCAAGATACCAATCGAATCCAAGCACACATTGCTTGTTTGCTTGCAAGTAAACACCAGAACATCTTAGTTGTGGGTGATGATGCTCAATGTATTTATGGATTTCGCGGTGCCAATGTAAACAATATGTTGGATTTTCCAAAAATTTTCCCCAACACAAAAACTATTCACCTAACAGAAAACTATCGAAGTACGCAGCCAATTTTGGATTTAGCAAATTCAGTTTTAGACCAAAGTAAAGAAAACTATAAAAAACATTTAGTTTCAAACAAACATTCTAGTTCCCAAAAACCAAAACATATAAAATTTGAATCTTCGGAAGAAGAAGCAAATTGGATCGTAGACCAAATTTTGGATTTATATGAAGATAAAACTCCTCTATCTGAGATTGTTGTTCTTTTTCGTGCTGGTTATATTTCCAACCTTTTAGAAGTGAAACTCACAACAAAACAAATCCCCTTTCGAAAGTATGGGGGAAAAAGGTTTTTGGATTTAGCTCACGTAAAGGATTTACTCGCTTACCTCCGAATCATCGATAATCCAAAAGACATACTTTCCTGGAATCGGGTTTTACTTTTAGAAAAACATATTGGTAAAAAATATGCGCAGGTCCTTTATAAAAACATAGAAACAAATGAGTTTAGCTGGGAGTCCGTGTTTGATTCGCCAACATTTTTTTTAGGGATCCCAGACCAGGCAAAAATATCATTTCAAAAACTAATCAAAGTGTTTCAGTCTCAGAGTTTCAATTTAGGAAATAGTATGGCGATCGTTGAGGCGATACTAACACATTATTTTCCGATTCTGGAAGAAGAATATGATGATTTTGATAAACGGAAATTGGATTTAGAGTCCTTTAAAATTTTGAGTAAATCCTCCCCGAATCTTTCTGACTATTTGGCAAATTTGACTTTGGATCCAACAGAACGAATGGATACCAGCCCCCTTGATTCCAAGGAAGATGATTTTTTAACCTTATCCACAATTCATTCTGCAAAGGGACTAGAGTGGAAACATGTTTTCACTATGCAAGTTGTGGAAGGAAGTTTGCCTAGTTCTCGAATCAAAACAACACAAGAATTGGAAGAAGAGAGGCGATTGTTTTATGTGGCAATCACTAGAGCCAAACAAGGATTGTATTTAACATCACCAGTTTTTACTGATAAAAATCGATTAACAACGATCAGTCGGTTTTTGGTAGACTTGCCAAATTTATCGGAACTTATCGAAGAAGAACATCCGATCCCTGCAGAAAGTCCAAAAGAAGTTCCAGAGTCTAAGTTGGAAAACGATCGCTTCCAGGACATCCAACGATACTTTTTGAATTGA
- a CDS encoding MORN repeat-containing protein, with amino-acid sequence MNLSFRRFVCGVFLLPMYLTCVSPDTKDEQTNQDPKSTTRNANLEDPEKGGKKFGCIEGNCVNGTGKYVYDNGDVYTGSFKNDLREGSGSFLYTDGEKFSGTYLEDKKQGSGEYHFKNGDKYVGEFQNGQINGKGTYSFKDGKSVSGDFTSDGQEGIGVLTDEGKARNCKIAGRKLLCE; translated from the coding sequence ATGAATTTATCCTTTCGCCGCTTTGTTTGTGGAGTGTTTCTTTTGCCAATGTATTTGACCTGTGTTTCTCCTGATACAAAGGATGAACAAACGAACCAAGATCCTAAATCCACTACAAGGAATGCCAACCTGGAAGATCCAGAAAAGGGTGGGAAAAAATTTGGTTGTATCGAAGGGAATTGTGTCAACGGAACCGGTAAATATGTATACGATAACGGTGATGTTTATACTGGATCATTTAAAAATGACCTAAGAGAAGGTTCAGGAAGTTTTCTTTATACAGATGGAGAAAAATTTAGCGGAACCTATTTAGAAGATAAAAAACAAGGTTCCGGTGAATATCATTTTAAAAATGGGGATAAATACGTCGGAGAATTCCAAAACGGACAAATCAACGGCAAAGGTACTTATAGTTTTAAAGATGGAAAATCCGTTTCGGGTGACTTTACCTCCGATGGTCAGGAAGGAATTGGAGTTCTGACTGACGAAGGTAAGGCAAGGAATTGTAAAATCGCAGGAAGAAAACTTCTCTGCGAATGA
- a CDS encoding M48 family metallopeptidase, producing MIRILNLVFVIPILIHCSTSPTGRRQILLVKDAEMNEMGGTAFSEMKTKTPIDSSTIANAYVNCIVSAELAVTTDTTGVDTWEVVVFKDNTPNAFALPGGKIGVHTGMFSVSKNKDQLAAVIGHEIGHVIARHGNERVSQNQLAGGSVKILESLGKPTVAGALGMGAKFGILLPFSREHDSEADLIGLELMAKSGFDPRQSVELWKNMSALGGNKPNELLSTHPSDATRMKQLNAAMPNALALWEKAKAEGKRPNCQL from the coding sequence ATGATTCGAATTTTAAATTTAGTTTTTGTGATCCCTATCCTTATTCATTGTAGCACGTCTCCCACGGGAAGAAGACAGATTTTGTTGGTCAAAGATGCTGAAATGAATGAGATGGGTGGAACTGCCTTTTCAGAAATGAAAACAAAAACACCAATCGATTCCTCTACCATCGCAAACGCCTATGTTAATTGTATTGTTTCAGCAGAGTTAGCAGTGACCACAGATACAACGGGAGTAGATACATGGGAAGTTGTTGTATTCAAAGACAATACACCAAATGCATTTGCCTTACCTGGTGGAAAAATTGGCGTTCACACCGGTATGTTCTCTGTATCTAAAAACAAAGACCAGCTAGCAGCTGTAATTGGACATGAAATAGGCCATGTGATTGCTCGTCACGGAAATGAAAGAGTTTCCCAAAACCAACTTGCTGGTGGATCTGTTAAAATTTTAGAAAGTTTAGGAAAACCAACGGTTGCAGGAGCTCTCGGGATGGGAGCTAAATTTGGAATCCTATTACCATTTTCGAGAGAACATGATTCCGAGGCTGATTTAATTGGTTTGGAACTGATGGCGAAATCGGGATTCGATCCAAGACAAAGTGTTGAACTTTGGAAAAATATGAGCGCTCTCGGTGGAAACAAACCAAATGAATTATTGTCAACTCATCCATCGGATGCCACTAGGATGAAACAATTGAATGCAGCAATGCCGAATGCTTTGGCACTATGGGAAAAAGCAAAGGCAGAAGGGAAACGTCCCAACTGCCAATTATAA
- a CDS encoding EAL domain-containing protein: protein MGSPISVLILENDSNSVFDLVREMKSNGLSPLYRVVETFQAWETTVHEEDWDAIICSTREPFHSEIPVYLQYLNDKKIDIPVILLSDSEEFSKNLSYMKSGVNDLIDRKNLVRLTEVLERERRELVYRKEKNTTETFLYQSLQEIQLQKFALDQANIVSITDANGIITYVNDAFSKVTGYGKSELIGQNHRIMKSSDKTKEDWAKIWENIQKGNVWRGEIRNIRKDGSDYWADTTIVPFTRQDGSVFQYIAIHHDITDRKLAEQQLTHDAFYDSLTGLPNRALFLARIEQKIFAYNTKSTGYPILFCINIDNFKRINHSLGNEAGDQILVIFSERLKQFSDSDAIITRLGADNFSILITHLLSIDEGINYAMRLLERLGDPIPLGGYEIYLTASCGISAFGLGGKDADVLLRNAEIAMFHAKSQKVGTVSVFNQAMQEKIHFQLEIQNDLKKALTHNEIFVFYQPILDIKENRIGHWEALVRWRHPQRGMVSPGEFIPLAEDSGLIVPITKFVLEQAANVIEEVQLKQGLPISIAVNLSPQVFFDQNIFHWIVDLHNRRGIPYTSLQVEITESLAMKNLTETVPILSNLIDIGVKVALDDFGTGFSSLSYLEKLPLSIVKIDKSFLNNVEEGSKESFLLISIINMAHDLGYSVVAEGVEEIEQLELLKSYECDKIQGYWLSKPIGNDEVVPFIHQFYSKQEKK, encoded by the coding sequence ATGGGCAGTCCAATTAGCGTTCTAATACTCGAAAACGATTCTAATAGTGTATTTGATCTTGTGCGAGAGATGAAATCCAATGGCCTCAGCCCTCTTTACCGAGTGGTCGAAACATTCCAGGCTTGGGAAACTACAGTTCATGAAGAAGACTGGGATGCAATCATCTGCAGTACGAGAGAACCCTTCCATTCCGAAATCCCAGTTTATTTACAATACTTAAACGACAAAAAAATCGATATCCCGGTGATCCTACTGAGTGATAGCGAAGAATTCTCGAAAAACTTAAGTTATATGAAATCTGGAGTCAACGATCTCATTGATCGGAAGAATTTGGTGCGACTAACAGAGGTTTTAGAAAGGGAACGAAGGGAACTGGTATATAGAAAAGAAAAAAATACTACCGAAACTTTTTTGTACCAATCATTACAAGAAATCCAACTTCAAAAATTCGCCCTTGACCAAGCCAATATCGTTTCCATTACCGATGCCAACGGTATTATCACTTATGTAAACGATGCTTTTTCCAAAGTCACAGGTTATGGTAAATCAGAACTCATTGGCCAAAACCATAGGATTATGAAATCCAGTGACAAAACAAAAGAAGATTGGGCCAAAATTTGGGAAAACATTCAAAAGGGGAATGTTTGGCGAGGGGAAATTCGAAATATTAGAAAAGATGGAAGCGATTATTGGGCAGATACAACAATTGTTCCCTTCACAAGGCAAGATGGATCTGTATTTCAATACATAGCCATCCACCATGATATTACAGATCGAAAACTAGCCGAACAACAATTAACCCATGATGCATTTTACGATAGCCTTACTGGACTTCCCAATAGAGCACTATTTCTTGCAAGAATAGAACAAAAGATCTTTGCATATAATACAAAAAGCACCGGATATCCTATTTTATTTTGCATCAATATTGATAATTTCAAACGAATCAATCATTCTCTTGGAAATGAAGCCGGGGACCAAATTCTTGTTATATTTTCCGAACGATTAAAACAATTCTCTGATTCGGATGCTATCATCACAAGACTTGGTGCCGATAACTTTTCGATTTTAATCACACATCTTCTCTCCATTGATGAAGGTATTAATTATGCGATGAGGCTACTCGAACGACTGGGTGATCCCATTCCCCTTGGTGGATATGAAATTTATCTAACAGCGTCTTGTGGAATTTCTGCCTTTGGACTTGGCGGTAAAGATGCAGACGTACTTTTGCGAAATGCTGAAATTGCAATGTTTCATGCAAAATCGCAAAAGGTAGGAACTGTATCCGTATTCAACCAAGCCATGCAGGAAAAAATCCATTTCCAATTGGAAATTCAAAATGATTTGAAAAAGGCTCTTACACATAACGAAATATTTGTTTTTTACCAACCGATCTTAGATATCAAAGAAAACAGAATCGGACATTGGGAAGCTCTTGTTCGTTGGCGCCACCCACAAAGAGGAATGGTTTCGCCTGGTGAGTTTATTCCCTTGGCTGAAGATTCAGGTTTGATAGTTCCCATTACAAAATTTGTATTAGAACAAGCAGCCAATGTCATCGAGGAAGTACAACTCAAACAAGGACTTCCTATTTCCATTGCTGTAAATCTAAGCCCACAAGTATTTTTTGATCAAAATATTTTTCATTGGATTGTTGATTTACATAATCGTCGAGGGATTCCTTATACTTCCTTACAAGTTGAAATCACAGAGAGTTTGGCGATGAAAAATCTCACAGAGACTGTTCCTATCCTTTCCAATCTTATTGATATAGGAGTAAAGGTTGCTCTGGATGATTTTGGAACCGGTTTTTCATCTCTTTCTTACTTAGAAAAACTTCCGCTTTCTATCGTCAAAATTGATAAATCCTTTTTGAATAATGTGGAAGAAGGATCAAAAGAAAGTTTTTTATTAATTTCAATTATCAACATGGCACATGATCTCGGTTATTCGGTGGTGGCGGAAGGAGTTGAGGAGATTGAGCAGCTAGAACTTCTTAAGTCTTATGAGTGTGATAAAATCCAAGGTTATTGGTTATCAAAACCCATTGGAAACGACGAAGTTGTCCCTTTTATTCATCAATTTTATTCAAAACAGGAAAAGAAATGA
- a CDS encoding STAS domain-containing protein has protein sequence MNFTTKQVKNHTVVTLEGSLDIYSAPALKKELHKIIDDGAESVAIDMVNIKLLDSSGIALLANLQKKLKSEEGQFFLLNVSQDVMVILKLSSLDKFFTILGGEAELP, from the coding sequence ATGAATTTCACAACAAAACAAGTTAAAAATCATACAGTTGTTACTCTAGAGGGTTCCCTCGATATTTATTCTGCACCCGCATTAAAAAAAGAACTCCATAAAATCATCGATGACGGGGCCGAGTCTGTAGCAATTGACATGGTCAACATCAAACTTTTGGATTCCTCTGGAATTGCCTTACTTGCCAACCTGCAAAAAAAGCTAAAGTCGGAAGAAGGACAGTTTTTTTTACTCAATGTCAGCCAAGACGTAATGGTGATTTTGAAACTTTCGAGTTTGGATAAGTTTTTTACTATTTTAGGTGGAGAGGCGGAACTTCCTTAA
- a CDS encoding tetratricopeptide repeat protein, producing the protein MKKFFFFSLFFILFFFFALASQSIVSVKLQELRFGILRDQLMNYELSSQTLRERLKQMFLSKDDYMTEVKVNILESGIMNSETEGLDLKMSWQDQFGLYVINSVRFLNFKPSLELEEQQKTIIRLQFAFYMERTRKYPIASKKYQELEDSVTSSLSDEMAFTLLHHGYCLVMMGEREKAFVKLTKAIDLFPGTHYAENASLLISFLEEGEKKKEELKSKKKSPEELAYSLFQSGDYEETLKTLETLPVLTKDQSYVKARAMEELGKTSNAVKEYIQLVKQKENKEVAIRANRRLLLIGNFYQENKSLVAFSKEEATKLGDAKAAENIEEGKSLVLKPVIIEKVLKAETASNLSEEESKELNQIKENIRESLEDSKGETTKLAAVVSEEKIPLVPEIDESKPKLTEQTPNLTDAKKNIPKSPLKLKVKLRDGREVICEEVKIEGNLATLQLGSFGLNLPYDLVVSVQVSADRGIPVKLVTGSGIQGESNRWIQNGSGDWTKPKSSEEPVVRGEVKSFRL; encoded by the coding sequence ATGAAAAAGTTTTTCTTTTTCTCTCTTTTCTTTATTCTGTTTTTCTTTTTTGCATTGGCTTCACAGTCCATAGTCAGTGTCAAACTACAAGAGTTAAGATTCGGAATTCTTCGGGACCAACTGATGAACTACGAACTCTCTTCCCAAACCTTAAGAGAAAGACTAAAACAAATGTTTCTTTCCAAAGATGATTATATGACGGAAGTAAAAGTCAATATCTTGGAATCAGGGATTATGAATTCGGAAACAGAAGGTCTTGACCTAAAGATGAGTTGGCAAGATCAATTCGGTCTTTATGTCATTAATTCAGTACGTTTTTTGAATTTTAAGCCATCCTTGGAATTAGAGGAACAACAAAAAACCATCATTCGGTTGCAGTTTGCTTTTTATATGGAAAGGACAAGAAAGTATCCAATTGCTTCTAAAAAATACCAAGAACTAGAAGATTCCGTTACTTCTTCTTTATCTGATGAAATGGCATTCACACTTCTTCATCATGGATACTGTTTGGTGATGATGGGCGAAAGAGAAAAAGCATTTGTCAAACTCACCAAAGCCATTGATTTATTTCCCGGAACCCACTATGCAGAAAATGCGAGTTTACTGATTAGTTTTTTAGAAGAGGGCGAAAAGAAAAAAGAAGAACTCAAAAGCAAAAAAAAATCGCCTGAAGAGTTGGCTTACTCACTTTTCCAAAGTGGAGATTACGAAGAAACATTAAAAACTTTAGAAACTCTGCCGGTTTTAACCAAAGACCAATCTTATGTCAAAGCTCGGGCAATGGAAGAACTTGGAAAAACTTCAAATGCAGTAAAAGAATACATACAACTTGTAAAACAAAAAGAAAATAAGGAAGTAGCAATCCGAGCAAACAGACGTTTGTTGCTAATCGGTAATTTTTACCAAGAAAACAAATCTCTTGTAGCTTTTTCCAAAGAAGAGGCAACAAAGCTAGGTGACGCAAAAGCTGCAGAAAATATTGAAGAAGGAAAGAGTTTAGTTTTAAAACCTGTTATCATTGAAAAGGTTCTCAAAGCAGAAACAGCATCCAATCTCTCAGAAGAAGAATCAAAAGAACTGAATCAAATCAAAGAGAATATTCGTGAATCTTTAGAAGATTCCAAAGGAGAAACCACCAAACTAGCAGCGGTTGTCTCCGAGGAAAAAATTCCTCTTGTTCCGGAAATCGATGAATCGAAACCAAAACTGACTGAACAAACGCCAAACCTAACAGATGCGAAAAAAAACATTCCGAAATCTCCCTTAAAACTCAAAGTTAAGTTAAGAGATGGAAGGGAAGTGATTTGTGAGGAAGTGAAAATCGAAGGGAATCTTGCCACCCTCCAACTTGGTTCCTTTGGGCTGAACCTCCCTTATGATCTTGTGGTTTCTGTCCAGGTTTCAGCTGACCGGGGGATTCCTGTCAAATTGGTAACTGGGTCTGGAATTCAAGGAGAATCCAACCGATGGATTCAAAATGGGTCTGGGGATTGGACAAAACCAAAATCAAGTGAAGAGCCGGTGGTTAGAGGAGAGGTAAAATCTTTCCGGCTCTGA
- a CDS encoding SpoIIE family protein phosphatase, producing MNKSKIKTTNSLRFKIGLFYSLLALLNIIFFTVMIFENQSDLLLKNFQFQSENLANTILADIQSIGLSGAKDESFEVFRKTLKLYEITKFSIFDPEGKIILSEPESETGTKEIAEDVLKKTKEVSSDKEGNLFKARYSLDLNESDFTVNFLLPIRLSDSKEVFLFTHFNISTIQDRLKQLYIQVAYAVLWGIVFHIIFAILVYRAIFKRVGSLELASKEMATGNLESRVTWDFRSNDELDSLGKSFNLMAEEIQNKVTTITRLNEEINQELQIGKEVQELFLPSVKKFKKFNIGKLYRPMREVSGDLYQYFQFPENNYYGFFLADASGHGVSAALVTVVMAMSLQAIMKENHSAIQAINQLGEVIANRLQASFFATGVFVVFEEPGVVKFVNAGHNAPFIIRPSTKEITYVDSSGPPLGMGDDIQYSLESFPVLPGDKIILYTDGVVETPIKEGGLFGLERFTEVVLENIHLPNSEIVEKAMALLEEKHEEYKDDVTMIVLDVPE from the coding sequence GTGAACAAAAGCAAAATCAAAACGACGAATTCCTTACGCTTTAAGATTGGACTCTTTTATTCCCTTCTTGCCTTACTCAATATCATCTTTTTTACGGTGATGATTTTCGAAAATCAATCGGATTTACTCCTCAAGAACTTTCAATTCCAGTCGGAAAACCTTGCCAATACCATTCTTGCCGACATCCAATCCATTGGTCTTTCAGGTGCCAAAGACGAAAGTTTTGAAGTTTTTCGCAAAACCTTAAAATTGTATGAAATTACAAAATTTTCTATCTTTGATCCAGAGGGAAAAATCATCCTTTCCGAACCGGAATCTGAAACCGGTACCAAAGAGATTGCGGAAGATGTTTTAAAAAAAACCAAAGAAGTTTCCTCCGATAAGGAAGGTAATCTATTCAAAGCTAGATACAGTTTAGATCTAAATGAATCTGATTTTACTGTGAACTTTCTTTTGCCAATTCGTCTTTCTGATTCGAAAGAAGTTTTTCTTTTCACTCATTTCAATATATCCACCATTCAAGATCGATTGAAACAACTCTACATCCAAGTGGCTTATGCCGTTCTTTGGGGAATTGTATTTCATATTATTTTTGCCATTCTTGTCTACCGAGCCATTTTCAAACGAGTTGGATCTTTAGAACTTGCCTCAAAAGAGATGGCAACGGGAAATTTAGAATCTCGAGTCACTTGGGATTTTAGAAGTAATGACGAATTAGATAGTTTAGGAAAGTCATTTAACTTAATGGCGGAAGAAATCCAAAACAAAGTAACGACCATTACACGGCTAAATGAAGAAATCAATCAAGAACTACAAATTGGAAAAGAAGTACAAGAGTTATTTTTACCATCTGTAAAAAAATTCAAAAAATTCAATATTGGTAAATTATACAGACCAATGAGAGAAGTATCTGGAGATTTGTACCAATACTTTCAATTTCCTGAAAACAATTATTATGGATTCTTTTTAGCTGATGCATCAGGGCATGGTGTTTCGGCTGCTCTTGTAACTGTTGTCATGGCGATGTCTTTACAAGCCATAATGAAAGAAAATCATTCAGCAATTCAAGCAATCAACCAACTTGGGGAAGTGATTGCCAATCGACTCCAAGCTTCCTTTTTTGCAACAGGGGTCTTTGTTGTTTTTGAAGAACCTGGAGTTGTAAAATTTGTGAATGCAGGTCATAATGCTCCGTTTATCATTCGACCATCCACAAAAGAAATTACTTATGTTGATAGTTCCGGTCCCCCTCTCGGTATGGGTGATGATATCCAGTATTCTTTAGAATCTTTCCCTGTTCTACCGGGAGATAAAATCATTCTTTATACAGATGGTGTAGTAGAAACTCCGATCAAAGAAGGTGGACTTTTTGGATTGGAAAGATTTACGGAAGTTGTTTTAGAAAATATCCATTTACCAAACTCAGAAATTGTTGAAAAGGCAATGGCACTTCTTGAAGAAAAACATGAGGAATATAAGGATGATGTCACAATGATTGTCCTTGATGTACCAGAATGA